The following are encoded together in the Zingiber officinale cultivar Zhangliang chromosome 8A, Zo_v1.1, whole genome shotgun sequence genome:
- the LOC122011084 gene encoding uncharacterized protein LOC122011084: MPKEGTGATSFHLVYGGEVIVPIEVIVESDRIRVYDENNAERRHLEMDLVDKTRAKAVIRLMAYRQRMKQNYNRRIIPKSFQVGDLIWKKVKPVGDMTKLGAPWAGPFKIVEKLRSGAYYLEDEDGRKLVRPWTASHLQPYRAG; encoded by the coding sequence ATGCCCAAGGAAGGAACAGGAGCGACCtccttccacctggtgtatgggggAGAGGTCATCGTCCCAATAGAAGTCATAGTAGAATCCGATCGGATCCGAGTCTACGACGAGAACAATGCTGAGCGGAGGCATTTGGAAATGGACTTGGTGGACAAGACGCGAGCCAAAGCCGTCATCCGGTTGATGGCGTatcggcagaggatgaagcaaaactacaacagacGAATAATTCCCAAATCTTTTCAGGTCGGTGACCtcatctggaagaaagtcaagccggtcggcgatatGACCAAGCTGGGAGCTCCTTGGGCTGGACCGTTCAAGATTGTAgaaaagctccgttcgggcgcctattacctcgaggatgaagacggacggaaGCTAGTGCGACCCTGGACTGCAagccacctccagccttaccgagcTGGATAA